In the Coturnix japonica isolate 7356 chromosome 6, Coturnix japonica 2.1, whole genome shotgun sequence genome, one interval contains:
- the VWA2 gene encoding von Willebrand factor A domain-containing protein 2 isoform X2 yields MHLLPFKSLCVFLLPQVWLASGMQEIHADQETIGKISAAGQLMWCSASIDILFLLDGSYSIGRGSFERSKHFASKLCDVLDIHPGRVRVGMVQFGSAPHLEFSLDSYVTKREVKDRIKRTVFRGGSTETGRALKYVLRKGFPGGRNLTVPKILIIISDGKSQGNTAMPAMQLKDRGTTVFAAGIKFPRWEELHALASEPTEQHVLFAGDASDAANGLYSALSSSICSVTTPGCKVESFPCERRTLETERELAGSYVCWKGSKQQNVLHASLCPFYRLKRVSMKHPSRCFRTICTDPCDSQPCQNGGTCVPEGLDKYHCLCPVGYGGGIHCAPKLSLECGVDLLFLMDSSAGVTLEGFLRYKAFLKRFLQAVMGRDSPVNVGVAQYDTNVRIPIEVGQHKDVFGLMKSIDALNFSGGGTLTGRALRYIAQHGFRSTPVFADVLDDLPRVVVLLTDSKSQDPVAEAAKYARDRDLLLIGVGSSFVRAELAEVTGNPKQTIIYSDPQDLFNRIPELQRRICTVNSPEGVPRGDSPRSPVLPTGSHMQQIPSSFQHFSRAHLHPKRS; encoded by the exons ATGCACCTCTTGCCATTCAAGTCcctctgtgttttcctgcttcccCAAG TTTGGTTGGCATCGGGCATGCAGGAAATCCATGCTGACCAAGAAACGATTGGCAAGATCTCAGCTGCTGGCCAAT TGATGTGGTGCTCAGCTTCTATTGATATCCTTTTCCTCTTGGATGGCTCCTACAGCATTGGCAGGGGCAGCTTTGAAAGATCGAAGCACTTTGCAAGCAAGCTCTGTGATGTCCTGGACATCCATCCAGGCAGG GTCCGTGTAGGAATGGTACAGTTTGGTTCAGCTCCCCACCTTGAGTTCTCACTGGATTCCTACGTAACCAAACGAGAAGTGAAAGACAGGATCAAGAGGACAGTGTTCAG GGGTGGCAGCACAGAAACTGGTCGGGCTCTGAAATACGTTCTCCGTAAAGGATTCCCTGGTGGCAGGAACTTGACTGTCCCCAAGATCCTGATCATCATTTCGGATGGCAAGTCCCAGGGCAATACCGCAATGCCTGCCATGCAGCTGAAGGACAGAGGGACCACAGTTTTTGCAGCGGGAATCAAGTTTCCAAG GTGGGAGGAGCTGCATGCTCTGGCCAGTGAGCCCACCGAGCAACACGTGCTCTTTGCTGGTGATGCCAGTGATGCAGCCAATGGTCTGTACAGTGCCCTGAGCAGCTCCATCTGCAGTGTCACCACGCCAG GCTGCAAAGTGGAATCCTTCCCTTGTGAACGCAGAACTCTGGAGACTGAGAGGGAACTGGCTGGAAGCTACGTCTGCTGGAAAGGCTCAAAGCAGCAGAATGTACTGCATGCTTCGCTGTGTCCTTTTTACAG ATTGAAAAGAGTCTCAATGAAACACCCATCCAGATGCTTTCGAACCATATGTACAG ACCCTTGTGACTCCCAGCCATGCCAGAATGGGGGTACGTGTGTCCCAGAGGGACTGGACAAGTACCACTGCCTGTGCCCAGTGGGATATGGAGGAGGCATACACTGTG CACCAAAGCTGAGCCTTGAGTGTGGTGTGGATCTCCTTTTCCTGATGGACAGCTCGGCAGGGGTCACGCTGGAGGGATTCCTGCGCTACAAGGCGTTCCTCAAGAGGTTCCTTCAAGCAGTGATGGGCCGGGACTCACCTGTAAACGTGGGGGTGGCCCAGTACGATACCAACGTCAGGATACCCATTGAAGTAGGACAACACAAGGATGTGTTTGGTCTCATGAAGAGCATTGATGCTTTGAATTTCAGTGGAGGAGGAACCCTGACGGGCAGAGCCCTGCGTTACATTGCACAGCATGGTTTTAGGAGCACCCCAGTCTTTGCAGACGTGCTGGATGACCTCCCACGTGTGGTTGTCTTGCTCACTGACTCCAAGTCCCAAGACCCGGTGGCAGAAGCTGCCAAGTATGCAAGGGACAGAGATCTCTTGTTGATTGGTGTAGGCAGCAGCTTTGtgagggcagagctggctgaAGTGACTGGCAACCCAAAGCAGACCATTATCTACTCAGACCCCCAGGATTTGTTCAACAGgatcccagagctgcagaggagaaTCTGCACTGTGAACAGTCCTGAAG GAGTTCCCCGAGGTGATTCTCCAAGATCCCCAGTCCTCCCTACAGGCTCCCACATGCAGCAGATTCCAAGCAGTTTTCAGCACTTCTCCAGAGCCCACCTGCATCCGAAAAGGTCCTGA
- the VWA2 gene encoding von Willebrand factor A domain-containing protein 2 isoform X1: MSTQEELSFLSFLLFGCFFPVFPTLFSHCFCPEPVFQNSSHETPSKEMLAVGKEVCFRNWVNIPFLSFRFAIMHLLPFKSLCVFLLPQVWLASGMQEIHADQETIGKISAAGQLMWCSASIDILFLLDGSYSIGRGSFERSKHFASKLCDVLDIHPGRVRVGMVQFGSAPHLEFSLDSYVTKREVKDRIKRTVFRGGSTETGRALKYVLRKGFPGGRNLTVPKILIIISDGKSQGNTAMPAMQLKDRGTTVFAAGIKFPRWEELHALASEPTEQHVLFAGDASDAANGLYSALSSSICSVTTPGCKVESFPCERRTLETERELAGSYVCWKGSKQQNVLHASLCPFYRLKRVSMKHPSRCFRTICTDPCDSQPCQNGGTCVPEGLDKYHCLCPVGYGGGIHCAPKLSLECGVDLLFLMDSSAGVTLEGFLRYKAFLKRFLQAVMGRDSPVNVGVAQYDTNVRIPIEVGQHKDVFGLMKSIDALNFSGGGTLTGRALRYIAQHGFRSTPVFADVLDDLPRVVVLLTDSKSQDPVAEAAKYARDRDLLLIGVGSSFVRAELAEVTGNPKQTIIYSDPQDLFNRIPELQRRICTVNSPEGVPRGDSPRSPVLPTGSHMQQIPSSFQHFSRAHLHPKRS; this comes from the exons ATGAGCACACAGGAGGAACTTTCTTTTCTATCATTCCTTCTATTTGGATGCTTTTTCCCTGTATTTCCGACCcttttttcccattgcttttgCCCTGAGCCTGTGTTTCAGAACTCCTCACATGAGACACCCAGCAAAGAGATGTTAGCTGTAGGCAAAGAAGTCTGCTTTAGGAATTGGGTTaatattcctttcctttctttcagatttgcCATCATGCACCTCTTGCCATTCAAGTCcctctgtgttttcctgcttcccCAAG TTTGGTTGGCATCGGGCATGCAGGAAATCCATGCTGACCAAGAAACGATTGGCAAGATCTCAGCTGCTGGCCAAT TGATGTGGTGCTCAGCTTCTATTGATATCCTTTTCCTCTTGGATGGCTCCTACAGCATTGGCAGGGGCAGCTTTGAAAGATCGAAGCACTTTGCAAGCAAGCTCTGTGATGTCCTGGACATCCATCCAGGCAGG GTCCGTGTAGGAATGGTACAGTTTGGTTCAGCTCCCCACCTTGAGTTCTCACTGGATTCCTACGTAACCAAACGAGAAGTGAAAGACAGGATCAAGAGGACAGTGTTCAG GGGTGGCAGCACAGAAACTGGTCGGGCTCTGAAATACGTTCTCCGTAAAGGATTCCCTGGTGGCAGGAACTTGACTGTCCCCAAGATCCTGATCATCATTTCGGATGGCAAGTCCCAGGGCAATACCGCAATGCCTGCCATGCAGCTGAAGGACAGAGGGACCACAGTTTTTGCAGCGGGAATCAAGTTTCCAAG GTGGGAGGAGCTGCATGCTCTGGCCAGTGAGCCCACCGAGCAACACGTGCTCTTTGCTGGTGATGCCAGTGATGCAGCCAATGGTCTGTACAGTGCCCTGAGCAGCTCCATCTGCAGTGTCACCACGCCAG GCTGCAAAGTGGAATCCTTCCCTTGTGAACGCAGAACTCTGGAGACTGAGAGGGAACTGGCTGGAAGCTACGTCTGCTGGAAAGGCTCAAAGCAGCAGAATGTACTGCATGCTTCGCTGTGTCCTTTTTACAG ATTGAAAAGAGTCTCAATGAAACACCCATCCAGATGCTTTCGAACCATATGTACAG ACCCTTGTGACTCCCAGCCATGCCAGAATGGGGGTACGTGTGTCCCAGAGGGACTGGACAAGTACCACTGCCTGTGCCCAGTGGGATATGGAGGAGGCATACACTGTG CACCAAAGCTGAGCCTTGAGTGTGGTGTGGATCTCCTTTTCCTGATGGACAGCTCGGCAGGGGTCACGCTGGAGGGATTCCTGCGCTACAAGGCGTTCCTCAAGAGGTTCCTTCAAGCAGTGATGGGCCGGGACTCACCTGTAAACGTGGGGGTGGCCCAGTACGATACCAACGTCAGGATACCCATTGAAGTAGGACAACACAAGGATGTGTTTGGTCTCATGAAGAGCATTGATGCTTTGAATTTCAGTGGAGGAGGAACCCTGACGGGCAGAGCCCTGCGTTACATTGCACAGCATGGTTTTAGGAGCACCCCAGTCTTTGCAGACGTGCTGGATGACCTCCCACGTGTGGTTGTCTTGCTCACTGACTCCAAGTCCCAAGACCCGGTGGCAGAAGCTGCCAAGTATGCAAGGGACAGAGATCTCTTGTTGATTGGTGTAGGCAGCAGCTTTGtgagggcagagctggctgaAGTGACTGGCAACCCAAAGCAGACCATTATCTACTCAGACCCCCAGGATTTGTTCAACAGgatcccagagctgcagaggagaaTCTGCACTGTGAACAGTCCTGAAG GAGTTCCCCGAGGTGATTCTCCAAGATCCCCAGTCCTCCCTACAGGCTCCCACATGCAGCAGATTCCAAGCAGTTTTCAGCACTTCTCCAGAGCCCACCTGCATCCGAAAAGGTCCTGA